The following proteins are encoded in a genomic region of Musa acuminata AAA Group cultivar baxijiao chromosome BXJ2-11, Cavendish_Baxijiao_AAA, whole genome shotgun sequence:
- the LOC103970068 gene encoding auxin response factor 22, with amino-acid sequence MKDHDRCLDSQLWHACAGGMVQMPAVNSRVYYFPQGHAEHAQGVVDFGTSRQIPPLILCRVTAVKFMADKETDEVFAKIQMVPISNSELDCGEDGCLDLGMNGIDSQEKPTSFAKTLTQSDANNGGGFSVPRYCAETIFPRLDYSAEPPVQTVIVKDVQGEVWKFRHIYRGTPRRHLLTTGWSTFVNQKKLVAGDSIVFLRAENGDLRIGIRRAKRGGVGDGPETPSGWNPPGGSGVSGYGGFSVFQREEESNLMRGTGGNFTSSRGMRGRCRVTAVSVVEAATFATRGHPFEVVYYPRANTPEFCVKAAAVTAAIRTRWSPGMRFKMAFETEDSSRISWFMGTISSVEVADPVRWPNSPWRLLQVTWDEPDLLQNVKHVSPWLVELVSHMPALNLAHFSPPSKRPRIPQHPDFPFESHFPTPMVPGTPLGPSDSIFCCISDSAPAGIQGARHANFGLSLSDLHLNKLQTGLFHAGFHRLDHATPPSRISTGVIVSNSTFHDNNVSCLLTIGHPSQSLKKSCNRKPPQLVLFGQPILTEQQVSLSKPENIFSIGAAGKNSPDGNLENMNVSDGSGYAIGQKGPCFRNCRNSYLSLQTGHCKVFMQSEDIGRTLDLSVFGSYEELYGMLADMFGIEKSEIMSHVLYKDAAGAIKHTGDEPFCDFIKTARRLTISTD; translated from the exons ATGAAGGACCACGATCGATGCCTGGACTCCCAGCTCTGGCATGCTTGCGCTGGCGGGATGGTTCAGATGCCGGCCGTGAATTCAAGGGTCTACTACTTCCCCCAGGGTCATGCTGAGCACGCCCAAGGGGTTGTGGACTTTGGGACCTCTCGGCAGATACCGCCTCTCATCCTCTGTAGGGTGACTGCAGTCAAGTTCATGGCTGATAAGGAGACGGATGAGGTCTTTGCCAAGATCCAGATGGTCCCCATCAGCAACAGCGAGCTGGACTGTGGCGAAGACGGCTGCTTGGATCTTGGTATGAACGGAATTGATTCGCAAGAAAAGCCTACATCTTTTGCCAAGACACTGACGCAATCGGATGCCAACAATGGTGGTGGATTCTCAGTCCCTCGCTATTGTGCTGAGACCATCTTCCCTAGGTTGGACTACTCAGCGGAACCCCCTGTGCAGACTGTGATTGTGAAGGATGTACAGGGCGAGGTCTGGAAATTTAGGCATATATACAGGGGGACACCACGCCGGCACCTGCTCACCACTGGATGGAGTACCTTTGTAAACCAGAAGAAGCTGGTGGCCGGGGATTCGATTGTGTTCCTCAGAGCAGAGAACGGAGATCTACGCATTGGGATCCGGCGTGCCAAAAGAGGTGGGGTTGGTGATGGCCCCGAGACACCTTCTGGGTGGAATCCTCCGGGTGGAAGTGGTGTCTCTGGCTATGGTGGATTCTCTGTCTTCCAAAGGGAGGAAGAGAGCAATTTGATGAGAGGTACTGGTGGTAATTTTACCTCGAGCAGGGGTATGAGAGGAAGGTGCCGAGTGACGGCAGTTTCTGTGGTTGAAGCAGCAACCTTTGCGACTAGAGGGCATCCCTTTGAGGTTGTATACTACCCAAGAGCCAATACGCCTGAGTTCTGTGTGAAGGCTGCGGCAGTGACAGCAGCGATCAGGACCCGGTGGTCACCAGGGATGAGATTTAAGATGGCTTTTGAAACCGAGGATTCATCAAGGATTAGTTGGTTCATGGGGACTATATCTTCAGTTGAGGTTGCAGATCCTGTAAGATGGCCTAATTCACCATGGAGACTTCTTCAG GTGACTTGGGATGAACCAGACCTGTTACAGAATGTGAAACATGTGAGCCCATGGCTAGTTGAGCTGGTCTCACACATGCCAGCCTTAAATCTTGCACATTTCTCCCCACCCAGCAAAAGACCGCGGATACCCCAACACCCTGATTTCCCCTTTGAAAGTCACTTTCCAACTCCAATGGTCCCTGGAACCCCCCTTGGGCCTAGCGACAGCATCTTTTGTTGTATTTCTGACAGCGCTCCTGCAGGCATACAGGGAGCCAGGCATGCAAATTTTGGTTTATCTTTATCAGATCTCCACCTTAACAAACTGCAGACGGGCCTGTTCCATGCTGGGTTTCACCGGCTTGATCATGCTACCCCACCCTCAAGGATATCAACGGGTGTTATTGTCAGCAATTCCACCTTTCATGATAACAATGTATCTTGCTTGCTAACAATTGGTCATCCTTCTCAGAGCCTGAAGAAATCATGTAACAGAAAGCCACCACAATTAGTGCTCTTTGGGCAGCCAATACTCACTGAACAACAGGTATCTTTGAGCAAACCTGAGAACATATTCTCCATTGGTGCTGCTGGAAAGAATTCACCAGACGGGAATCTTGAGAATATGAATGTGTCTGATGGCTCTGGATATGCAATAGGTCAAAAGGGGCCATGTTTTAGGAATTGTCGAAATTCATATCTCAGTCTTCAGACTGGGCATTGCAAGGTTTTTATGCAATCAGAAGACATCGGTCGCACCCTTGACCTCTCTGTCTTTGGTTCATATGAGGAATTATATGGGATGCTTGCTGACATGTTTGGAATTGAGAAGTCAGAGATAATGAGCCATGTGCTTTACAAGGATGCAGCTGGTGCAATTAAACACACCGGAGATGAACCATTCTG tgacTTCATCAAAACAGCCAGGAGGTTGACAATATCGACTGACTAA